In a single window of the Bacillus clarus genome:
- a CDS encoding MTH1187 family thiamine-binding protein: protein MAIVDVSIIPVGTGNPSVSAYVAEVQKVLEKNADRVKYQLTPMNTVIEGDLPVILEVIQQMHEVPYTKGAQRVATTIRIDDRRDKESTMEKKLNSVRSKL, encoded by the coding sequence ATGGCAATTGTTGATGTATCCATTATTCCAGTAGGAACAGGTAACCCAAGCGTTAGTGCATATGTAGCAGAAGTACAAAAAGTGTTAGAGAAAAATGCTGATCGCGTGAAATATCAATTAACACCGATGAATACAGTAATTGAAGGAGATCTTCCTGTCATATTAGAAGTAATTCAACAAATGCATGAAGTACCATATACGAAAGGTGCACAGCGCGTTGCGACAACAATTCGTATCGACGATCGTCGCGATAAAGAAAGCACAATGGAGAAGAAATTAAACTCTGTTCGATCAAAATTATAA
- a CDS encoding TrmB family transcriptional regulator, producing MLQKFGFSQYESQAYEVVVSSDEPLDATTIVKHSGVPKAKIYEVLARLIDKGMVMDSVSEKKKLYTALPLKLAIQKLTTEFQSNIKELETNISKKSFTDDRVWSLKMQSSIQVQSKQIVEDAKESIRISAWNDTFLEYLPLLEEKAKEGVDIEALIVGKADTELKNIHFLIPTEEPNALERYLLLIVDDREILFAGVEQNSWQAMKTMSQPFVKFFTEFFYHDVALAKITEKHHDLFMQDEEIRSLLIKLRY from the coding sequence ATGTTACAAAAATTCGGTTTCTCACAATATGAAAGTCAAGCGTATGAAGTTGTAGTCTCGAGCGATGAACCTTTAGATGCAACGACGATTGTCAAACATTCAGGTGTTCCAAAAGCAAAAATATATGAAGTATTAGCGCGCCTTATTGATAAAGGGATGGTTATGGATTCCGTCTCAGAAAAGAAAAAATTATATACAGCTTTACCCCTAAAGCTTGCCATTCAAAAGTTAACAACAGAGTTCCAATCTAATATTAAAGAACTCGAAACAAATATTTCAAAAAAATCATTTACAGATGACCGCGTTTGGAGCTTAAAAATGCAATCTTCTATTCAAGTACAAAGCAAACAAATTGTTGAAGACGCAAAAGAGTCCATCCGTATCTCTGCTTGGAATGATACGTTCTTAGAATACTTACCTTTACTTGAAGAAAAGGCGAAGGAAGGCGTGGATATTGAAGCCCTCATCGTAGGTAAAGCAGATACAGAACTAAAGAATATTCATTTTCTAATCCCAACTGAAGAGCCTAATGCACTAGAACGTTATTTATTACTTATCGTTGATGATCGTGAAATTTTATTTGCTGGAGTAGAACAAAATTCTTGGCAAGCGATGAAAACAATGTCACAACCATTCGTAAAGTTCTTTACAGAATTTTTCTACCATGACGTTGCGCTCGCAAAAATTACTGAAAAGCATCACGATCTCTTTATGCAAGATGAGGAAATTCGAAGTCTTTTAATAAAATTGAGATATTAA
- a CDS encoding MFS transporter: MGGNLNFRVYILAIAAFVVGTVELIIGGTLDLVANDLGVSISAAGQLITIFSVVFALSGPILLALTGKFERKTLYIGALSIFLLGNIISAFSLNYGMLMFSRVVCAASGSLIIALSVTLASSVVEPHFRARAIGIIFMGISGSLVLGVPLGLVLGNAYGWRAPFVLISVLTVIAIACISLFLTKVPPVSVLSIKEQIATLKDKKIVSAQLTSFLFLTGHLTLYAYLTPFLKDVMHVEANWISVFYFIFGIAAVIGGGFGGWLADKWGSKKSIISIIIVFACAIFILPMMTFSFPLFIIMMGLWSMLSWAISPAQQNYLIEIAPESAGIQQSLNNSALHLGIALGSTVGGVVIEKSSVIYNAWVGGGFVILALLCAIFSITRGRRSQFAKEESIV, translated from the coding sequence GTGGGGGGAAACTTGAATTTTCGTGTGTATATTTTAGCCATCGCGGCATTTGTAGTCGGAACGGTGGAGTTAATTATAGGAGGAACGCTTGATTTAGTTGCGAACGATTTAGGCGTATCTATTAGTGCTGCGGGTCAGCTTATTACAATATTTTCAGTTGTCTTTGCTTTGTCAGGGCCGATTTTATTAGCCTTAACAGGGAAGTTTGAGCGGAAAACATTATATATAGGGGCATTATCGATTTTCTTACTTGGAAATATTATTTCAGCGTTTAGTTTGAATTATGGAATGTTAATGTTTTCAAGGGTAGTTTGTGCAGCGAGTGGATCGCTTATTATCGCACTGTCTGTAACACTAGCTTCTAGTGTCGTGGAACCGCATTTTCGTGCGCGTGCAATCGGCATTATTTTTATGGGGATTAGTGGATCGCTTGTACTTGGCGTACCGCTAGGTCTTGTACTTGGGAATGCATACGGATGGCGTGCACCATTTGTGCTCATTTCGGTATTAACGGTCATTGCTATTGCATGTATTTCATTATTTTTAACGAAAGTTCCACCAGTATCTGTTTTATCAATAAAAGAACAAATTGCTACTTTGAAAGATAAAAAAATTGTAAGTGCACAGCTAACGTCATTTCTATTTTTGACGGGGCATTTAACACTGTATGCATATTTAACACCATTTTTAAAAGATGTGATGCATGTTGAGGCAAACTGGATTAGTGTGTTTTACTTTATTTTCGGAATTGCAGCTGTAATAGGCGGCGGATTTGGTGGTTGGCTCGCTGATAAATGGGGATCGAAGAAAAGTATTATTTCCATTATTATCGTATTTGCATGTGCAATCTTTATTTTACCGATGATGACATTCTCATTCCCATTATTCATTATTATGATGGGATTATGGAGTATGCTTAGCTGGGCCATTTCACCAGCGCAGCAAAATTATTTAATTGAAATTGCACCAGAATCAGCTGGTATTCAGCAAAGCTTAAATAACTCTGCGCTTCACTTAGGGATTGCACTCGGTTCAACAGTAGGCGGAGTTGTTATTGAGAAATCATCAGTTATATATAACGCTTGGGTAGGCGGCGGATTTGTTATATTAGCTCTTCTATGTGCTATCTTCTCCATTACGAGAGGGCGCCGTTCTCAGTTTGCAAAAGAAGAATCTATCGTGTGA
- a CDS encoding APC family permease produces the protein MHHDEKNKIGLTVALSIVVGTIIGSGVFMKPGSVLDYSGSSNMAILAWVIGGLLTLASGLTVAEIGAQIPKNGGLYTYLEEIYGSFWGYLSGWMQTIVYGPAIIGTLGLYFSSLMINFFYLDKVWNLPIAIGTVVFLGVINSMGTKYGGIVQTITTVGKMIPIVLIVVLGFWKGNSDIFNVVVPISENQSIGMAILATLFAYDGWILLASIGGEMKNPTKLLPKAMTVGILIVTAAYVLINLALLNVLPAAKIVDLGENATATAAGMLLGEYGGKIISIGIIISIFGCLNGKILTFPRIPMSMAERGQLPFSKFIAKAHEKFKTPANAITVEIILGIILMIVSDPNKLSEISVFIIYIFYVMTFIGVFILRKRNRDKERAYSVPLFPIVPIIAILGSLFVIGSAIINDPLSCFLSIGIVFTGLPVYWYLNKKNETGV, from the coding sequence ATGCATCATGATGAGAAAAACAAAATTGGTTTAACAGTAGCACTTTCAATCGTTGTAGGGACTATTATTGGATCTGGTGTGTTTATGAAACCAGGAAGCGTATTAGATTACTCAGGGAGTTCGAATATGGCTATTTTGGCCTGGGTAATTGGTGGACTGTTAACGTTAGCAAGTGGTTTAACAGTAGCTGAAATCGGGGCACAAATCCCCAAAAATGGTGGTTTGTATACGTATTTAGAGGAGATTTACGGAAGCTTTTGGGGATATTTATCAGGCTGGATGCAAACAATCGTATATGGTCCAGCGATTATTGGAACGTTAGGTTTATACTTTAGTTCTTTAATGATTAACTTTTTCTATTTAGATAAAGTATGGAACTTACCAATTGCAATTGGAACAGTTGTGTTCCTCGGTGTTATAAATAGTATGGGAACGAAGTATGGTGGCATTGTCCAAACGATTACAACAGTTGGAAAGATGATTCCAATCGTATTAATTGTTGTGCTAGGTTTTTGGAAAGGGAACAGTGATATTTTTAACGTAGTTGTACCGATATCAGAAAATCAAAGTATTGGGATGGCTATTTTAGCGACTTTATTTGCTTATGATGGCTGGATTTTACTTGCTTCTATCGGCGGAGAAATGAAAAACCCAACAAAGTTATTACCGAAGGCAATGACAGTCGGGATTTTAATTGTAACAGCTGCTTACGTATTAATTAACTTAGCATTATTAAATGTGTTACCAGCAGCGAAGATTGTAGACCTTGGAGAAAATGCGACAGCGACAGCTGCAGGCATGTTACTCGGAGAATATGGCGGAAAAATCATTAGTATCGGCATTATTATCTCTATTTTCGGTTGCTTAAATGGAAAGATCTTAACATTCCCGCGTATACCGATGTCGATGGCAGAACGTGGGCAGCTCCCATTTTCTAAGTTTATCGCAAAGGCACATGAGAAGTTTAAAACACCAGCAAATGCGATTACTGTTGAAATTATATTAGGGATTATTTTAATGATTGTTAGTGATCCGAATAAGCTATCGGAGATTTCCGTATTCATTATTTATATTTTCTACGTAATGACATTTATCGGTGTCTTCATTTTACGTAAACGTAACAGAGATAAAGAACGCGCATATAGCGTGCCATTATTCCCGATTGTACCAATCATTGCAATTTTAGGATCATTGTTTGTAATTGGAAGTGCGATTATTAATGATCCATTGAGCTGTTTCTTATCAATTGGAATAGTATTTACAGGACTTCCGGTTTACTGGTATTTAAATAAAAAGAACGAAACTGGGGTGTAA
- a CDS encoding membrane protein insertase YidC: protein MLKSYRAVLVSLSVLLVFVLSGCSNAGTIDAHSTGIWNHYFVYPISFMIQFVAHHIPGESFGIAIIIMTLVVRSALIPLAVSQYRSQMKMKKMQPELQKLKKKHGDVSKDLEKQKQYQKEMSELMRSGGWNPLAGCWPIFIQMPIFSALYYAISRTEEIRTSSFLWVNLGHADPYHILPILAALTTFIQMKVFQSNTTPGEQVQMLKMQQIMMPAMILFMGFAAPSGLVLYWITGNLFTMTQTIVLRKVMERKEVQLQNA, encoded by the coding sequence ATGTTAAAATCATACCGAGCTGTGCTCGTTAGTTTATCAGTATTACTTGTTTTTGTTTTATCTGGCTGCAGTAATGCAGGCACAATTGATGCACATAGTACTGGGATTTGGAATCATTATTTCGTATATCCAATCTCGTTTATGATTCAATTTGTTGCTCATCACATACCTGGAGAAAGCTTTGGGATTGCTATCATTATCATGACGCTCGTTGTTCGTTCAGCATTGATTCCATTAGCTGTTTCGCAATATCGTAGTCAAATGAAAATGAAAAAAATGCAACCTGAATTACAGAAGCTGAAGAAGAAACATGGTGATGTGAGTAAAGATCTTGAAAAACAAAAGCAGTACCAAAAAGAAATGTCAGAACTAATGAGATCAGGCGGTTGGAATCCACTTGCTGGGTGCTGGCCAATCTTTATACAAATGCCGATTTTCTCAGCTTTGTATTATGCGATTAGCCGTACCGAAGAGATTCGTACATCTTCATTTTTATGGGTGAACTTAGGACATGCAGATCCTTATCATATATTACCGATTCTTGCAGCGTTAACAACATTTATTCAAATGAAGGTTTTTCAATCAAATACAACACCTGGAGAGCAAGTTCAAATGCTTAAAATGCAACAAATTATGATGCCAGCAATGATTTTATTTATGGGATTTGCGGCACCGTCAGGGCTTGTATTGTATTGGATAACAGGTAACCTATTTACAATGACTCAAACAATTGTATTAAGAAAAGTAATGGAACGTAAAGAAGTACAATTACAAAATGCATAG
- a CDS encoding YitT family protein translates to MGQLGDADYVPDTAFLSFPAARTFHLEFIIQLVVIFVASILYAISMNMFFIPHNMISGGFAGVGMIIGYLMHYNIGALIFLLNIPLLILSHFYLGKKTTFLTAYFVAVSSLAMNIIPVHQVSEDILLSSVFGGVICGAASGIIFRFASSTGGFDVVGLIVAKYRDVSIGAIIFVFNLILLVAAGFIFGWDITLYTLISRFVVSKVIDAVHTKHIKLTIMTITEKGEEIKSALLHHGIRGVTMVDAVGGYTNHKKKMIYTVVTRYELGEMKRIIRQVDNRAFMNITETVEIVGRFKRI, encoded by the coding sequence ATGGGTCAATTAGGAGACGCCGATTACGTTCCCGATACCGCCTTTTTATCCTTCCCAGCAGCTAGAACATTTCACTTAGAATTTATCATACAGTTGGTTGTTATTTTTGTAGCTTCCATTTTGTATGCTATTTCTATGAATATGTTTTTTATCCCGCATAATATGATTAGTGGCGGATTTGCTGGTGTGGGGATGATTATCGGTTATTTAATGCATTATAACATCGGTGCACTTATCTTTTTACTAAACATCCCGCTTCTTATTTTAAGTCACTTTTACTTAGGAAAGAAGACAACCTTTTTAACAGCTTACTTCGTGGCCGTATCATCTTTAGCCATGAACATTATCCCAGTACATCAAGTTTCAGAGGACATTTTACTTTCTTCTGTATTCGGTGGTGTCATCTGCGGCGCAGCCTCAGGTATTATATTCCGATTCGCTTCTTCAACAGGTGGATTTGATGTTGTTGGATTGATCGTAGCGAAATATCGAGATGTTTCCATTGGAGCAATCATCTTTGTATTTAACTTAATCTTACTCGTTGCAGCAGGATTTATTTTCGGATGGGATATTACACTTTATACGTTAATTAGCCGATTTGTAGTCAGCAAAGTGATTGATGCTGTACATACAAAACACATTAAATTAACGATAATGACAATTACAGAAAAAGGCGAGGAAATAAAAAGCGCACTATTGCATCACGGCATACGCGGCGTGACAATGGTAGATGCTGTCGGCGGCTATACAAACCATAAGAAAAAAATGATTTACACTGTCGTAACTCGCTATGAGTTAGGCGAAATGAAGCGTATCATTCGCCAAGTAGACAATCGAGCATTTATGAATATTACTGAAACCGTTGAAATCGTTGGACGTTTCAAACGTATATAA
- a CDS encoding DUF3938 domain-containing protein — translation MNQYIRYTVAVLFAIIGGVICFWTNIQLGEHIIFNGIESLVSASILGGYIFFLFNPEENAQKTMLLTMIGIVGGCISYSMTNYTLPLQLSSAFFHGLWTWFIAFCLADVFNLLQDPKEENGRQIESNS, via the coding sequence ATGAATCAATATATACGATACACAGTTGCTGTTCTGTTTGCCATTATCGGTGGTGTGATTTGCTTCTGGACAAACATTCAGCTTGGAGAACATATCATTTTTAATGGAATCGAATCCCTTGTAAGCGCTTCAATTTTAGGCGGCTACATTTTCTTCCTCTTCAATCCAGAAGAAAATGCTCAAAAAACAATGTTATTAACAATGATCGGAATCGTTGGTGGATGCATTTCCTACTCAATGACAAACTATACATTACCACTTCAATTAAGCTCAGCTTTCTTCCACGGTCTTTGGACTTGGTTTATCGCATTCTGCCTAGCAGACGTATTCAACCTATTACAAGACCCTAAAGAAGAAAATGGCCGTCAAATTGAAAGTAACTCTTAA
- a CDS encoding DUF3985 family protein produces the protein MEILKIILLILLIYAVFKVTYVALKIFAILLVIFLIVEFGSKLLGG, from the coding sequence ATGGAAATTTTAAAGATTATTTTGCTAATCCTACTCATTTATGCTGTTTTTAAAGTGACGTATGTAGCATTAAAGATATTCGCGATTCTTTTAGTTATCTTTTTAATCGTGGAGTTCGGTAGTAAGTTGCTTGGGGGATAG
- a CDS encoding M50 family metallopeptidase encodes MDILRRPAFSMFVAFICSALYGFIRIEKVQQIVEMWTVFGIVLLVIAIHELGHVIFGLMGGLEFKFMTVGLITVQKEKGKIRIRENKLWGYFGGVAMLVPPSIHTPNLSKKWAWMTLSGPITSVVFGIVSGYIYMVSYYQYLLYFSVLHFTIFFATAIPLKGMVLSDGMQFFILVKGDERAKQHLHSIQVSSELLSSKRPKDWNEQLVEISEEKIKGDKDIKKIMSHLMLVFYARCDQEGMEKGISYLERIVHVPVTKENKYFVSSFHSWYLLYKMLYHKDTLSLQEAEKHAKAITRMDLYGYYRMQGILKYLENDADAFHVYMKKAEKELKNAEKSGMGFWQLEREWFEQLKERISYAE; translated from the coding sequence GTGGATATTTTAAGAAGGCCTGCTTTTTCAATGTTCGTTGCTTTCATTTGCTCCGCTTTATATGGGTTCATTCGAATAGAAAAAGTACAGCAAATTGTAGAAATGTGGACAGTTTTTGGAATTGTATTGTTAGTGATAGCTATTCACGAACTAGGTCATGTAATATTCGGTTTGATGGGCGGTTTGGAATTTAAGTTTATGACAGTAGGGCTTATTACTGTCCAAAAAGAAAAGGGGAAAATACGAATTCGAGAAAATAAATTGTGGGGGTACTTTGGAGGCGTTGCAATGCTAGTGCCACCTTCTATACATACACCGAACCTTTCAAAAAAATGGGCATGGATGACTTTAAGTGGTCCGATAACGAGTGTAGTATTCGGCATTGTGTCAGGTTACATATATATGGTGAGTTATTATCAATATCTTTTATATTTTTCAGTATTACATTTCACAATCTTTTTCGCTACAGCAATTCCACTAAAGGGAATGGTGCTTAGTGATGGCATGCAATTTTTTATTTTAGTTAAGGGCGATGAGAGAGCGAAGCAACATTTACATAGCATTCAAGTGTCAAGTGAACTATTAAGTTCAAAAAGGCCGAAAGATTGGAACGAGCAGCTAGTAGAAATAAGTGAAGAAAAAATAAAGGGCGATAAAGATATAAAGAAAATAATGAGCCATCTTATGCTTGTTTTTTATGCCCGCTGTGATCAAGAGGGAATGGAAAAAGGGATATCTTATTTAGAACGAATTGTTCACGTACCTGTAACGAAAGAAAATAAATACTTCGTTAGTAGTTTTCATAGTTGGTATCTCTTATATAAAATGCTCTATCATAAGGACACCCTTTCCTTACAAGAAGCAGAGAAGCATGCAAAAGCAATTACGAGAATGGATTTATACGGATATTATCGTATGCAAGGAATTCTCAAATATTTAGAGAATGATGCGGATGCCTTTCACGTTTACATGAAGAAAGCAGAGAAAGAGTTAAAGAATGCCGAAAAGAGTGGAATGGGCTTTTGGCAGTTAGAGCGAGAATGGTTTGAGCAGTTGAAGGAGAGGATATCTTACGCGGAGTAG
- a CDS encoding DUF3169 family protein, with translation MESKFKKPFYNFGKFLLSMVGGFFASYIALDLFSEGSRKLPPYILMGTFTIFGIIMIYYAWKNTRMLAKLRDEEESVQGRKLGIILMYLRVGDIVTQSWFVYTIIVCSRVFIKGEDFSLALWNMVASIICLLIVVIIGIVMKNRYNKLYPNQEVTYMESMEMWTKNADEGLEHIVHEAGYKTYQFMNRVLAFVWLATVIYTAANDMNFLLIGLVSLIWILHIGKFMYEMHKKMIY, from the coding sequence ATGGAGAGTAAGTTTAAGAAGCCTTTTTATAATTTTGGAAAGTTCTTGTTAAGTATGGTAGGTGGTTTTTTTGCATCGTATATAGCATTAGATCTTTTTTCGGAAGGATCAAGAAAATTGCCACCTTATATTTTAATGGGTACATTTACTATATTCGGGATAATAATGATTTATTATGCTTGGAAAAATACACGTATGTTAGCTAAGTTACGTGATGAAGAAGAAAGTGTACAAGGGAGAAAGTTAGGAATTATATTAATGTATTTACGTGTGGGTGATATAGTCACGCAGTCATGGTTTGTTTATACAATAATTGTATGTAGCCGTGTGTTTATAAAAGGGGAAGACTTTTCACTTGCACTTTGGAATATGGTAGCTTCTATTATATGTTTACTCATTGTAGTCATTATAGGGATAGTTATGAAGAACCGTTATAATAAGTTGTATCCCAATCAGGAAGTTACATATATGGAGTCAATGGAAATGTGGACGAAAAATGCAGATGAAGGACTAGAACATATTGTACATGAAGCCGGATATAAAACGTACCAATTTATGAATAGAGTACTTGCTTTTGTTTGGCTTGCTACTGTTATATATACAGCAGCAAATGATATGAATTTTTTACTGATTGGTTTAGTCTCACTCATCTGGATATTGCATATCGGCAAATTCATGTATGAAATGCATAAAAAAATGATTTATTAG
- a CDS encoding helix-turn-helix transcriptional regulator has translation MKLQNRVREYRAKHRLSQGDLGKAIGSSRQTISLIERGDYAPSIVLSLKIAQIFGVPVEEIFTLVEGEDGDGE, from the coding sequence ATGAAGCTTCAAAATCGAGTGAGGGAATATAGGGCAAAGCATCGTTTGTCACAAGGGGATTTAGGCAAAGCGATCGGTTCATCACGGCAAACGATTAGCTTAATTGAACGTGGTGATTATGCGCCGTCTATTGTATTATCGCTAAAAATTGCACAAATTTTTGGTGTGCCGGTGGAGGAGATATTTACGTTAGTGGAGGGGGAAGATGGAGATGGAGAGTAA
- a CDS encoding DedA family protein, with the protein MEWVHELFQQYGYYVVLVGLLLEYIALPFPGEPTLAYAGFLAHKGDLSLPILIVLSFIGTSVGMTIQYFLGNKLGMPFVQRYGKYVFLTQRKIDLTRMWFDKYGYFLIFIGFFIPGVRHFTGYFAGIINLPFRRFAITIYLGALFWVSFFLIGGYWLGGNLHDIFGVLEGHIGKIIFGVVIIVVSTLGIRFRKQLKRVFLQNAS; encoded by the coding sequence ATGGAATGGGTTCATGAATTATTTCAGCAGTATGGGTATTATGTTGTACTTGTAGGATTGCTGTTAGAATATATTGCTCTTCCGTTTCCAGGGGAGCCAACACTAGCATATGCAGGATTTTTAGCACATAAAGGCGACTTAAGTTTGCCAATTTTAATTGTTTTATCCTTTATTGGAACGAGTGTAGGAATGACGATTCAATACTTTTTAGGAAATAAGCTTGGTATGCCGTTCGTACAGAGATACGGAAAATATGTATTTTTAACACAACGAAAAATTGATTTAACAAGAATGTGGTTTGATAAGTATGGATATTTTCTTATCTTTATCGGCTTCTTCATTCCAGGGGTGCGTCACTTTACAGGATATTTTGCAGGAATCATTAATTTACCGTTCCGCCGCTTTGCAATTACGATTTACTTAGGTGCTTTATTCTGGGTATCGTTCTTCTTAATTGGTGGCTATTGGTTAGGTGGCAACTTACATGATATTTTCGGAGTGTTAGAAGGTCATATCGGTAAAATTATTTTCGGAGTAGTTATCATTGTAGTAAGTACGTTAGGTATCCGCTTCCGCAAACAGTTAAAACGTGTATTCTTACAAAACGCAAGTTAA
- a CDS encoding DUF3978 family protein produces the protein MEAYIMHNFINTNVEAHPHETAFNLHICETNELEVSLTKSTTLSFIVSKNNIKIITKKWVNSSQECMIGKSYIIPTRAFHYFLPIISENEDEMNIQFQSFGVHGELLLNERLLINKNNKNSQKITIFFETLNENIHQALRGLKLHCI, from the coding sequence ATGGAAGCTTATATAATGCACAATTTCATTAACACAAATGTTGAAGCGCATCCTCATGAAACCGCTTTTAACTTACATATATGTGAAACAAATGAACTTGAAGTAAGTTTAACTAAGTCAACAACATTATCTTTCATCGTTTCAAAAAATAACATTAAGATTATCACAAAAAAATGGGTTAATTCTAGCCAAGAATGCATGATTGGTAAAAGTTACATCATTCCAACTAGAGCATTTCACTATTTTTTACCTATTATTTCAGAAAATGAAGACGAAATGAATATTCAATTTCAAAGCTTTGGAGTACACGGTGAACTTTTACTTAATGAAAGATTACTAATTAATAAAAATAACAAGAACTCACAAAAAATCACTATTTTCTTTGAAACATTAAATGAAAATATTCATCAGGCATTACGTGGATTAAAACTTCACTGCATTTAA
- a CDS encoding L,D-transpeptidase produces MKKLLSLIILSAGLFVVPFTSAEASATTQELIVDTNTNKMDFYQDGAFIKSFTVATGKSATPTPKGTFMIVNKIKNRPYYTGHIKGGDPRNPLGDRWMGLNMAGTYGTTYAIHGTNNNQAIGKATTLGCIRMYNADIHWLFERMSEKATVTVK; encoded by the coding sequence ATGAAAAAACTATTATCACTCATTATTTTATCAGCAGGATTATTTGTAGTTCCATTCACATCTGCTGAAGCATCTGCAACTACGCAAGAACTTATTGTAGATACAAACACAAATAAAATGGACTTTTATCAAGATGGAGCATTCATAAAAAGCTTTACTGTCGCTACTGGAAAATCAGCGACTCCAACACCAAAAGGAACATTCATGATTGTAAATAAAATAAAAAATCGCCCTTACTATACTGGACACATTAAAGGTGGAGATCCACGTAATCCACTTGGTGATCGTTGGATGGGATTAAATATGGCAGGAACTTATGGAACAACGTATGCAATTCATGGTACTAACAATAATCAAGCAATCGGCAAAGCTACGACACTTGGGTGCATTCGTATGTATAATGCTGATATACACTGGCTATTTGAGCGCATGAGTGAGAAAGCTACTGTTACTGTAAAATAG